Proteins from a genomic interval of Deltaproteobacteria bacterium:
- a CDS encoding LD-carboxypeptidase encodes MRPLEKGDRVAIVAPASPVEGELLDRGIRVLEAKGLSVECTGTILTRSGYLAGSDERRAEEINYFLARDDVRAIFVARGGYGILRILDRIDFNALVDDPRPIIGFSDSTALLSYVSTRLGIPCFHACMPATEAALQEDVCHTDLLMRILRNEISYPFTMYDNLSSVSFSGLARGRMFGGNLSVLCSLMGTPYEPDFEGKILFLEEVDEKAYRVDRKMTQLRLSGKLEQLAGVLMGRFVPISGGDPALLSKIVAGECQTAGVPLFTGFPAGHRGENMPLTFGVTGEIVTEGGRARLQVLEPPFDGSTEP; translated from the coding sequence GTGAGGCCTCTTGAAAAGGGTGACCGGGTAGCCATAGTCGCTCCCGCATCGCCGGTCGAGGGAGAACTGCTCGATCGGGGCATTCGCGTCCTCGAGGCGAAAGGGCTGTCCGTCGAGTGCACCGGTACCATCCTTACCCGGAGCGGGTACCTGGCGGGAAGCGACGAGAGAAGGGCCGAGGAGATAAATTACTTCCTGGCAAGGGACGATGTCCGTGCGATTTTCGTGGCCAGGGGCGGCTACGGCATTCTCAGGATACTGGACCGGATCGACTTCAACGCCCTCGTTGACGATCCCCGCCCCATCATCGGCTTCTCAGATTCCACGGCGCTCCTTTCCTATGTGTCCACCCGGCTGGGGATTCCCTGCTTTCACGCCTGCATGCCCGCAACGGAAGCCGCCCTCCAGGAGGATGTCTGCCACACGGACCTCCTCATGAGGATCCTGCGAAACGAGATCTCCTACCCCTTCACGATGTACGACAATCTTTCAAGCGTGTCCTTCTCCGGGCTGGCGAGGGGGAGAATGTTCGGGGGAAACCTTTCGGTGCTCTGCTCCCTGATGGGGACGCCCTACGAGCCCGATTTCGAGGGGAAGATCCTCTTCCTCGAGGAGGTCGATGAAAAGGCATACCGGGTGGACCGCAAGATGACCCAGCTCCGGCTCTCCGGAAAGCTGGAGCAGCTGGCGGGGGTGCTCATGGGTCGCTTCGTTCCCATTTCCGGCGGCGACCCCGCCCTCCTCTCAAAGATCGTGGCCGGCGAGTGCCAGACGGCGGGAGTACCTCTCTTCACGGGATTTCCCGCGGGACACCGGGGCGAAAACATGCCGCTTACCTTCGGCGTGACCGGGGAGATCGTCACCGAGGGGGGGAGGGCGAGGCTGCAGGTACTCGAACCGCCATTCGACGGATCAACGGAACCATGA